The Streptomyces kanamyceticus genome window below encodes:
- a CDS encoding PHP domain-containing protein — translation MRIDLHTHSTASDGTDTPAELVANAAAAGLDVVALTDHDTTRGYAAAIEALPAGLTLVTGAELSCRLDGVGLHMLAYLFDPEEPELARERELVRDDRVPRAKAMVGKLQALGVPVTWEQVARIAGDGSVGRPHVAEALVELGVVPTVSDAFTPEWLADGGRAYAGKHELDPFDAIRLVKAAGGVTVFAHPAAAKRGQVVPEAAIARLAAAGLDGIEADHMDHAPETRARLRGLAADLGLLATGSSDYHGSRKTCVLGEFTTDPEIYGEITRRATGAFPVPGAGGHSAA, via the coding sequence GTGCGCATCGATCTGCACACCCACTCCACCGCCTCCGACGGCACGGACACCCCGGCCGAGCTGGTGGCCAACGCCGCCGCAGCCGGGCTCGACGTCGTCGCGCTCACCGACCACGACACCACCAGGGGATACGCGGCGGCCATCGAGGCCCTGCCCGCCGGGCTCACCCTCGTCACCGGCGCGGAGCTCTCCTGCCGCCTGGACGGCGTGGGCCTGCACATGCTCGCTTACCTCTTCGACCCCGAAGAGCCGGAGCTCGCCCGCGAGCGCGAGCTGGTCAGGGACGACCGGGTGCCGCGCGCCAAGGCGATGGTCGGCAAGCTCCAGGCGCTCGGTGTGCCGGTGACCTGGGAGCAGGTCGCGCGCATCGCGGGCGACGGTTCCGTCGGGCGCCCGCACGTCGCGGAGGCCCTCGTCGAGCTGGGCGTCGTGCCCACCGTCTCCGACGCCTTCACGCCCGAGTGGCTCGCCGACGGCGGCCGTGCGTACGCCGGGAAGCACGAGCTCGACCCCTTCGACGCCATCCGCCTGGTCAAGGCGGCCGGGGGCGTCACCGTCTTCGCGCACCCCGCGGCCGCCAAGCGCGGCCAGGTGGTGCCCGAGGCCGCGATAGCCCGGCTCGCCGCGGCGGGTCTCGACGGCATCGAGGCCGACCACATGGACCACGCGCCCGAGACCCGCGCCCGGCTGCGCGGCCTCGCGGCGGACCTGGGCCTGCTCGCCACCGGGTCCAGCGACTACCACGGCAGTCGCAAGACGTGCGTGCTCGGGGAGTTCACCACCGACCCCGAGATCTACGGCGAGATCACCCGCAGGGCGACCGGGGCGTTCCCCGTGCCGGGCGCGGGCGGACACTCCGCCGCGTAG
- a CDS encoding DUF6758 family protein → MRGEPSCPKCGGRVRAPGLFADSWQCDVHGTVHPLQPVIPPSVEALQVVVRRAQVPVWMPWPLPVGWLFTGVVCAGDDRSGGRATAVACSGPAPLGGVGELVLVAEELGVGLGARYAGIDGPDPGPHMGVEKPPQAKVLAAGRPTPMWHVSGTPDDRAVFAGEARGLWLWAIAWPEQSGLLMYDELVLTDLRDAGAEVDLLPCGALSPRLLMP, encoded by the coding sequence ATGAGGGGCGAACCCAGTTGCCCGAAGTGTGGTGGCCGGGTCAGGGCTCCCGGTCTCTTTGCCGACTCCTGGCAGTGCGACGTGCACGGCACCGTGCACCCGCTGCAGCCCGTGATCCCGCCCAGCGTCGAGGCCCTCCAGGTCGTGGTGCGCCGCGCGCAGGTACCGGTGTGGATGCCGTGGCCGCTGCCGGTCGGCTGGCTGTTCACGGGCGTGGTCTGCGCGGGTGACGACCGCAGCGGCGGGCGGGCGACCGCGGTGGCCTGCTCGGGGCCCGCGCCGCTCGGCGGCGTCGGCGAGCTGGTGCTCGTCGCCGAGGAGCTGGGCGTCGGCCTCGGCGCGCGCTACGCGGGCATCGACGGACCCGACCCAGGACCCCACATGGGCGTCGAGAAGCCGCCGCAGGCCAAGGTCCTCGCGGCCGGCAGACCGACGCCGATGTGGCACGTGTCGGGCACCCCGGACGACCGCGCCGTCTTCGCGGGCGAGGCGCGCGGCCTGTGGCTGTGGGCCATCGCGTGGCCGGAGCAGTCGGGGCTTCTGATGTACGACGAACTGGTGCTCACGGATTTGCGGGACGCCGGTGCGGAAGTGGATCTTTTGCCGTGTGGGGCGCTGTCACCGCGCCTGCTCATGCCTTAG
- a CDS encoding MFS transporter, translated as MNSSTGGPAEGDPFDAGATSLLRQPKAVWATAGASVVAFMGIGLVDPILPSIAKGLDASASQVSLLFTSYFLITAVAMLVTGFVSSRIGGKKTLLLGLALVVVFAALSGTSGSVGELVGFRAGWGLGNALFVSTALAVIVGAAAGGSAAAILLYESALGLGMACGPLLGALLGDASWRYPFFGTAALMAIGFLCITAFLKEQPKPAKKTSLLDPVKALGHGGLASVAASAFFYNYTFFTVLAFTPFVLNMTPYKSGAVFFAWGVLLAVFSVLVAPRLQERFGSLKVLGGSLVLLAADVLVLGYGNHTAAVVCTILSGAFIGVNNTVYTELALGVSDAPRPVASAGYNFVRWFAAAAAPFFAPKIEEWSNIHIPFVVAAVTAVLGAVVVRVRRNALTHEAEELEPKHATEDGVTVFAN; from the coding sequence ATGAACAGCAGTACGGGAGGCCCCGCCGAAGGGGATCCATTCGACGCGGGAGCGACCAGCCTCCTGCGCCAGCCGAAGGCCGTATGGGCCACCGCGGGCGCGTCCGTCGTGGCCTTCATGGGCATCGGCCTCGTCGACCCGATCCTGCCCTCCATCGCCAAGGGCCTGGACGCGAGCGCCAGCCAGGTCTCGCTCCTGTTCACCTCGTACTTCCTGATCACCGCCGTCGCGATGCTGGTGACCGGCTTCGTCTCCAGCCGCATCGGCGGCAAGAAGACCCTGCTCCTCGGCCTCGCGCTCGTCGTGGTCTTCGCCGCCCTCTCCGGTACGTCGGGGTCGGTCGGTGAGCTCGTCGGATTCCGCGCCGGGTGGGGCCTGGGCAACGCGCTCTTCGTGTCGACCGCCCTCGCCGTCATCGTCGGCGCGGCGGCGGGCGGCAGCGCGGCCGCGATCCTGCTCTACGAGTCGGCGCTCGGCCTCGGCATGGCGTGCGGCCCCCTGCTCGGCGCGCTGCTCGGCGACGCCAGCTGGCGCTACCCGTTCTTCGGCACCGCGGCGCTGATGGCGATCGGCTTCCTCTGCATCACGGCGTTCCTCAAGGAACAGCCGAAGCCCGCGAAGAAGACCTCGCTGCTCGACCCGGTCAAGGCACTGGGCCACGGCGGGCTCGCCTCCGTGGCGGCCTCGGCGTTCTTCTACAACTACACGTTCTTCACCGTGCTGGCCTTCACGCCGTTCGTGCTGAACATGACCCCGTACAAGTCGGGCGCGGTCTTCTTCGCCTGGGGCGTGCTGCTCGCGGTCTTCTCGGTGCTCGTCGCGCCGCGCCTCCAGGAGCGGTTCGGGTCGCTGAAGGTGCTCGGCGGCTCGCTGGTGCTGCTCGCCGCGGACGTCCTGGTCCTCGGGTACGGCAACCACACCGCGGCTGTCGTCTGCACGATCCTGTCCGGCGCGTTCATCGGCGTGAACAACACCGTCTACACCGAGCTCGCCCTCGGCGTCTCCGACGCGCCGCGCCCGGTGGCCAGCGCCGGGTACAACTTCGTGCGCTGGTTCGCCGCGGCGGCCGCGCCGTTCTTCGCGCCGAAGATCGAGGAGTGGAGCAACATCCACATCCCGTTCGTGGTCGCGGCGGTCACGGCGGTGCTCGGCGCGGTCGTGGTGCGGGTGCGCAGGAACGCCCTCACGCACGAGGCCGAGGAGCTCGAACCGAAGCACGCCACGGAGGATGGCGTCACGGTCTTCGCCAACTAG
- a CDS encoding suppressor of fused domain protein: MADVLALVEARLRTGLGEPDARAAVTFLGTDRFEVLRFTDGDVVRYATLGMSVQPMTDPTAALADPVKGPRAELVLSVRGGLADTDKVLRPLAVLAASPQVEGLVVAAGASLDVGEPLWPGAPFTSVLVAESGGLVEDLDLDEPMDPVRFLPLLPMTPNEAAWKRVHGAAALQERWLNSGTDLRDPLRKSVSLD; encoded by the coding sequence ATGGCTGATGTTCTTGCCCTCGTCGAGGCCCGTCTCCGCACCGGCCTGGGGGAACCCGACGCGCGCGCCGCGGTGACCTTCCTCGGCACCGACCGCTTCGAAGTGCTGCGCTTCACGGACGGCGACGTCGTGCGCTACGCCACGCTCGGTATGTCGGTCCAGCCGATGACCGACCCCACCGCCGCACTCGCCGACCCGGTCAAGGGCCCGCGCGCGGAGCTCGTCCTTTCGGTACGAGGAGGGCTCGCCGACACCGACAAGGTGCTGCGCCCGCTGGCCGTGCTCGCCGCCTCGCCCCAGGTCGAGGGGCTGGTCGTGGCGGCAGGGGCGTCCCTTGACGTGGGCGAACCGCTGTGGCCGGGCGCGCCGTTCACCTCGGTGCTCGTCGCGGAGTCCGGCGGCCTGGTCGAGGATCTGGACCTCGACGAGCCCATGGATCCCGTACGGTTCCTGCCCCTCCTCCCCATGACGCCGAACGAGGCGGCGTGGAAGCGGGTGCACGGCGCGGCGGCCCTCCAGGAGCGGTGGCTGAACAGCGGGACGGACCTGCGCGATCCGCTGCGCAAGTCCGTGTCGCTGGACTGA
- a CDS encoding magnesium and cobalt transport protein CorA yields MSMIRDLRAAVRPSLRKDGSGYPASPTSPYPYDATRDAASAVVDCAVYRDGRRLECADALTPHEAMLEVRKRGGFAWIGLHEPTEAEFAGIAAEFGLHPLAVEDAVHAHQRPKLERYDDTLFTVFKTIHYVEHDELTATSEIVETGEVMCFTGRDFFITVRHGGHGSLRALRRRLQEDPELLGKGPSAVLHTIADHVVDGYLAVADAMQDDIDEVESEVFSAPSKGKGSSRGVDAGRIYQLKREVLEFKRAVSPLLRPMLLLSERPMRLVDPDIQKYFRDVADHLTRVQEQVIGFDELLNSILQANLAQAAVAQNEDMRKITSWAAIIAVPTAVCGVYGMNFEHMPELKWRYGYPMVLALIGGVCFAIHRTLKRNGWL; encoded by the coding sequence ATGTCGATGATCCGCGACCTTCGTGCCGCCGTCCGCCCCTCGCTGCGCAAGGACGGCAGCGGCTACCCCGCCTCGCCCACCTCCCCCTACCCGTACGACGCGACCAGGGACGCCGCGTCGGCCGTGGTCGACTGCGCCGTCTACCGCGACGGGCGGCGCCTTGAGTGCGCCGACGCCCTCACGCCGCACGAGGCGATGCTGGAGGTGCGCAAGCGGGGCGGCTTCGCCTGGATCGGCCTGCACGAGCCGACCGAGGCCGAATTCGCCGGTATCGCGGCCGAGTTCGGGCTGCACCCGCTCGCCGTCGAGGACGCGGTCCACGCCCACCAGCGGCCCAAGCTGGAGCGCTACGACGACACGCTCTTCACGGTCTTCAAGACCATCCACTACGTCGAGCACGACGAACTCACCGCCACCAGCGAGATCGTGGAGACCGGCGAGGTGATGTGCTTCACCGGCCGGGACTTCTTCATCACCGTGCGGCACGGCGGGCACGGCTCGCTGCGCGCCCTGCGCCGCCGCCTCCAGGAGGACCCCGAGCTGCTCGGCAAGGGCCCCTCCGCCGTCCTGCACACCATCGCCGACCACGTCGTCGACGGCTACCTCGCGGTCGCCGACGCCATGCAGGACGACATCGACGAGGTGGAGAGCGAGGTGTTCTCCGCGCCGAGCAAGGGCAAGGGCAGTTCGCGCGGTGTCGACGCCGGACGGATCTACCAGCTCAAGCGCGAGGTCCTGGAGTTCAAGCGGGCCGTGTCCCCGCTGCTCCGCCCGATGCTGCTGCTCAGTGAGCGGCCGATGCGGCTCGTCGACCCCGACATCCAGAAGTACTTCCGCGACGTCGCCGACCACCTCACGCGCGTGCAGGAGCAGGTGATCGGCTTCGACGAGCTGCTCAACTCGATCCTTCAGGCCAACCTCGCGCAGGCCGCCGTCGCCCAGAACGAGGACATGCGCAAGATCACCTCGTGGGCGGCGATCATCGCCGTACCGACGGCCGTCTGCGGGGTCTACGGCATGAACTTCGAGCACATGCCCGAGCTGAAGTGGCGCTACGGCTACCCGATGGTGCTCGCCCTCATCGGCGGCGTCTGCTTCGCCATCCACCGCACCCTCAAGCGCAACGGCTGGCTCTGA
- a CDS encoding magnesium transporter MgtE N-terminal domain-containing protein has translation MAAGAPRVFVSHLSGVPAFDPNGDQVGRVRDVVVMLRVGRRPPRLLGLVVELSTRRRIFLPMTRVTGVESGQVITTGVLNVRRFEQRPTERLVLGEMLDRRVKLVDSGEEVTVLDVSVQQLPARRDWEIDRVFVRKGKAGTFRRKGETLTVDWSAVDGFSLEEHGQGAESLLATFEQLRPADLANVLHHLSPKRRAEVAAALDDDRLADVLEELPEDDQIEILGKLKEERAADVLEAMDPDDAADLLAELPEDDKERLLTLMQPDDAADVRRLMAYEERTAGGLMTTEPIVLRPDATVADALARVRMEDLSPALAAQVYVCRPPDETPTGKYLGTVHFQRLLRDPPYTLVGSILDDDLLPLAPDATLPAVAGFFATYDMVAAPVVDEGGALLGAVTVDDVLDHMLPDDWRETEFHLEEEAGHGG, from the coding sequence ATGGCGGCAGGCGCCCCCAGAGTATTCGTCTCCCACCTCTCCGGCGTCCCCGCGTTCGACCCGAACGGCGACCAGGTGGGCCGGGTGCGCGACGTGGTCGTGATGCTGCGCGTCGGGCGCAGGCCCCCGCGGCTGCTCGGCCTGGTCGTGGAGCTGTCGACGCGGCGGCGGATCTTCCTGCCGATGACCCGCGTCACCGGCGTCGAGTCCGGCCAGGTCATCACCACGGGCGTACTGAACGTACGGCGCTTCGAACAGCGGCCGACCGAACGGCTCGTCCTCGGCGAGATGCTCGACCGCAGGGTCAAGCTCGTCGATTCGGGCGAGGAGGTGACCGTCCTCGACGTGTCGGTCCAGCAGTTGCCCGCCCGCCGCGACTGGGAGATCGACCGGGTCTTCGTGCGCAAGGGCAAGGCAGGAACGTTCCGGCGAAAGGGCGAGACGCTCACCGTCGACTGGTCGGCCGTCGACGGCTTCTCCCTGGAGGAGCACGGGCAGGGCGCCGAGAGCCTGCTCGCCACCTTCGAACAGCTGCGCCCCGCCGACCTCGCCAACGTCCTGCACCACCTCTCGCCGAAGCGGCGGGCCGAGGTCGCGGCCGCCCTCGACGACGACCGGCTCGCCGACGTCCTCGAAGAGCTCCCCGAGGACGACCAGATCGAGATCCTCGGCAAGCTCAAGGAGGAGCGCGCGGCGGACGTCCTGGAGGCCATGGACCCCGACGACGCCGCCGACCTGCTCGCCGAGCTGCCCGAGGACGACAAGGAGCGCCTGCTCACCCTGATGCAGCCGGACGACGCGGCGGACGTGCGGCGCCTGATGGCCTACGAGGAGCGCACCGCGGGCGGTCTGATGACGACCGAGCCGATCGTGCTCCGCCCCGACGCCACGGTCGCCGACGCCCTCGCACGGGTGCGCATGGAGGACCTCTCCCCCGCCCTCGCCGCACAGGTGTACGTGTGCCGCCCGCCGGACGAGACGCCGACCGGCAAGTACCTGGGCACCGTGCACTTCCAGCGGCTGCTCCGCGATCCGCCCTACACGCTGGTCGGCTCGATCCTCGACGACGACCTGCTGCCCCTCGCCCCGGACGCCACCCTGCCCGCCGTCGCCGGGTTCTTCGCGACGTACGACATGGTGGCCGCGCCCGTCGTCGACGAGGGCGGCGCACTGCTCGGGGCGGTCACCGTCGACGACGTACTGGACCACATGCTGCCCGACGACTGGCGCGAGACCGAGTTCCATCTGGAGGAGGAGGCGGGGCATGGCGGCTGA
- a CDS encoding DUF1003 domain-containing protein, with protein sequence MAADRERENRTEPRPSRFRLDQPRVPRTKLLPDYDPEAFGRMSERIARFLGTGRFIVWMTVVIILWVVWNIAAPDAYRFDQYPFIFLTLMLSLQASYAAPLILLAQNRQDDRDRVNLEQDRKQNERSIADTEYLTREIASLRMGLGEVATRDWIRSELQDLVKELEEQRALFPRERSRGSDVGDR encoded by the coding sequence ATGGCGGCTGACCGCGAGCGCGAGAACCGCACCGAGCCGAGGCCCTCCCGGTTCCGCCTGGACCAGCCACGCGTGCCGCGCACCAAGCTGCTGCCCGACTACGACCCCGAGGCGTTCGGGCGGATGTCGGAGCGGATCGCGCGGTTCCTCGGCACGGGCCGGTTCATCGTCTGGATGACGGTCGTCATCATCCTGTGGGTGGTGTGGAACATCGCCGCCCCCGACGCCTACCGCTTCGACCAGTACCCGTTCATCTTCCTGACGCTGATGCTCTCCCTCCAGGCGTCGTACGCCGCTCCGCTGATCCTGCTCGCGCAGAACCGCCAGGACGACCGCGACCGCGTCAACCTCGAACAGGACCGCAAGCAGAACGAGCGCTCCATCGCGGACACCGAGTACCTCACCCGCGAGATCGCCTCGCTCCGCATGGGCCTCGGCGAGGTCGCCACCCGCGACTGGATCCGCTCCGAACTCCAGGACCTGGTCAAGGAGCTGGAGGAGCAGCGCGCCCTATTCCCGCGGGAGCGCTCGCGGGGAAGTGATGTAGGCGACCGTTGA
- a CDS encoding Mrp/NBP35 family ATP-binding protein → MATEDAVLEALATVNDPEIQRPITELGMVKSVDIAPDGAVAVTVYLTVSGCPMRETITKNVTDAVAAVEGVTHVDVTLDVMSDDQRKELAAALRGGTAEREVPFAKPGSLTRVYAVASGKGGVGKSSVTVNLAAAMAADGLKVGVVDADIYGHSVPRMLGADGKPTQVENMIMPPSANGVKVISIGMFTPGNAPVVWRGPMLHRALQQFLADVFWGDLDVLLLDLPPGTGDIAISVAQLVPNAEILVVTTPQQAAAEVAERAGSIAVQTHQKIVGVVENMSGLPCPHCDEMVDVFGTGGGQRVAEGLTKTTGATVPVLGSIPIDVRLREGGDEGKPVVLTDPDSPAGSALRAIAGKLGGRQRGLAGMSLGVTPRNKF, encoded by the coding sequence ATGGCTACGGAAGACGCGGTGCTTGAAGCACTGGCGACGGTGAACGACCCCGAGATCCAGCGACCCATCACCGAGTTGGGGATGGTCAAATCTGTGGACATCGCCCCCGACGGGGCGGTGGCGGTCACCGTGTACCTGACGGTCTCCGGCTGCCCGATGCGCGAGACGATCACCAAGAACGTGACGGACGCGGTCGCCGCCGTCGAGGGCGTCACGCACGTCGACGTCACGCTCGACGTGATGAGCGACGACCAGCGCAAGGAGCTGGCCGCCGCGCTGCGCGGCGGCACCGCCGAGCGCGAGGTCCCCTTCGCCAAGCCCGGCTCCCTGACCCGGGTCTACGCGGTCGCCTCCGGCAAGGGCGGCGTCGGCAAGTCCTCGGTGACGGTGAACCTCGCGGCCGCGATGGCCGCGGACGGCCTGAAGGTCGGCGTCGTGGACGCGGACATCTACGGCCACTCCGTACCCCGCATGCTGGGCGCCGACGGCAAGCCCACCCAGGTCGAGAACATGATCATGCCGCCGTCCGCGAACGGCGTGAAGGTCATCTCCATCGGCATGTTCACCCCGGGCAACGCACCGGTCGTGTGGCGCGGACCGATGCTGCACCGCGCCCTCCAGCAGTTCCTCGCCGACGTCTTCTGGGGCGACCTGGACGTGCTCCTGCTCGACCTGCCGCCGGGCACGGGCGACATCGCGATCTCCGTGGCGCAGCTCGTGCCGAACGCCGAGATCCTCGTCGTCACGACGCCCCAGCAGGCCGCGGCCGAGGTCGCCGAGCGCGCGGGATCCATCGCCGTACAGACCCACCAGAAGATCGTCGGCGTCGTCGAGAACATGTCCGGGCTGCCCTGCCCGCACTGCGACGAGATGGTCGACGTGTTCGGCACGGGCGGCGGTCAGCGGGTCGCGGAGGGCCTCACGAAGACGACGGGCGCGACGGTTCCCGTCCTCGGCTCCATCCCGATCGACGTACGCCTGCGCGAGGGCGGCGACGAGGGCAAGCCGGTCGTCCTGACCGACCCGGACTCCCCCGCGGGCTCGGCGCTGCGCGCCATCGCGGGCAAGCTGGGCGGCCGCCAGCGCGGCCTGGCGGGCATGTCGCTGGGGGTCACGCCGCGCAACAAGTTCTGA
- a CDS encoding sec-independent translocase: MFNDIGALEIVTLVVLAVLIFGPDKLPKVIQDVSRTIRKIREFSDSAKADIREELGPEFKDFEFEDLNPKKFIRKQLDNDELGLKEIRNGFDLKKEMNEVADAVHGRESDSSDGSDGSDGSSQGAPASLSKGARVDMLKQPAEPKKLEAGDRPPFDADAT, from the coding sequence GTGTTCAATGACATTGGCGCACTCGAGATAGTGACGCTGGTCGTCCTCGCCGTGCTCATTTTCGGCCCCGACAAGCTGCCGAAGGTCATTCAGGACGTCTCCCGCACGATCCGCAAGATCCGCGAGTTCTCCGACAGCGCGAAGGCGGACATAAGGGAAGAGCTCGGCCCGGAGTTCAAGGACTTCGAGTTCGAGGACCTGAACCCGAAGAAGTTCATCCGCAAGCAGCTCGACAACGACGAGCTCGGGCTCAAGGAAATCCGCAACGGCTTCGACCTCAAGAAGGAGATGAACGAGGTCGCGGACGCCGTGCACGGCCGCGAGAGCGACTCCTCGGACGGCTCCGACGGCTCCGACGGCTCTTCGCAAGGAGCGCCCGCCTCGCTCTCCAAGGGAGCCCGCGTCGACATGCTGAAGCAGCCCGCGGAGCCCAAGAAGCTCGAAGCCGGGGACCGTCCGCCGTTCGACGCGGACGCCACCTGA
- a CDS encoding trypsin-like peptidase domain-containing protein: MQSGSAPSVPGVPADSAPPVSYDSVPSAPMQGGSAPSVPGVPADSVPPAPQTAIPSAPMPGAPMPSGPTSGDSAAQAPPLAPTHDTDAALPAERPRPLHDPDPYGTPPYGEPGPWALAPPVQHPAATPAHGTALPQPPHGATPPHGTQTPPPVHGMALPQPPHGATPPHGTQPPAPVPPHSSTPPHGTPAPAPAPYPGAPAPGGPPPRQPYDPWNAPLQQTGALPAEPPEKRRKRARRVVVVGFVLIALVSGGIGGAIGSYLERNGGVGDITLPQADTESKDRPKGSVAGIASAALPGVVTLHVSGDSAQGTGTGFVLDSKGHILTNNHVVEPAGTGGEITVTFSGGQTAKAEVIGRDSGYDLAVVKVSGVRGLHPLTLGNSENVQVGDPVVAIGAPFDLENTVTSGIISAKERPITAGGEKGDGSDISYVDALQTDAPINPGNSGGPLVDSKARVVGINSAIRSADDGSEQGGGQAGSIGLGFAIPINQGKRVAEELINFGKATHPVIGVTLDTEFTGDGARIADKGKDGGPAVNAGGPGDKAGLKPGDVITEVDGNAVHSSDELIIKVRAHRPKDRLQLTVERGGADREVTLVLGSAGGT, translated from the coding sequence GCAGAGTGGCTCGGCGCCGTCCGTGCCCGGCGTCCCGGCCGATTCGGCGCCCCCGGTCTCGTATGACTCGGTGCCGAGTGCCCCGATGCAGGGCGGCTCGGCGCCGTCCGTGCCCGGCGTCCCGGCCGATTCGGTGCCCCCGGCTCCGCAAACCGCGATACCGAGCGCGCCGATGCCCGGCGCACCGATGCCGAGTGGCCCAACCTCCGGTGACTCGGCGGCGCAGGCCCCGCCCCTCGCCCCCACGCACGACACCGACGCCGCGTTGCCCGCCGAGCGCCCGCGTCCCCTGCACGATCCGGACCCCTACGGCACACCGCCGTACGGCGAGCCGGGGCCCTGGGCCCTCGCGCCGCCGGTCCAGCACCCGGCGGCGACCCCGGCCCACGGGACAGCGCTCCCGCAGCCCCCGCACGGGGCTACACCTCCGCACGGCACGCAGACCCCGCCCCCTGTCCACGGCATGGCGCTCCCGCAGCCTCCGCACGGGGCTACGCCTCCGCACGGCACGCAGCCCCCGGCCCCGGTCCCGCCCCACAGCTCCACGCCCCCGCACGGCACCCCGGCCCCGGCCCCCGCCCCCTACCCCGGAGCCCCGGCCCCCGGCGGCCCCCCGCCCCGGCAGCCGTACGACCCCTGGAACGCGCCGCTCCAGCAGACCGGGGCGTTGCCCGCCGAGCCGCCGGAGAAGCGGCGTAAGCGGGCGCGGCGCGTGGTCGTCGTCGGGTTCGTGTTGATCGCTCTCGTGTCCGGTGGCATCGGTGGGGCCATCGGGTCGTACCTGGAGCGCAACGGTGGCGTCGGTGACATCACGCTGCCGCAGGCGGACACGGAGTCCAAGGACCGGCCCAAGGGCAGCGTCGCGGGCATCGCGTCCGCGGCCCTGCCCGGCGTCGTGACCCTGCACGTCAGCGGCGATTCGGCGCAGGGCACCGGCACCGGCTTCGTGCTGGACTCCAAGGGCCACATCCTGACCAACAACCACGTCGTCGAGCCCGCGGGGACCGGCGGCGAGATCACGGTGACCTTCAGCGGCGGCCAGACCGCCAAGGCCGAGGTCATCGGCCGCGACTCCGGCTACGACCTGGCCGTGGTCAAGGTCTCCGGCGTCCGCGGACTGCACCCGCTGACCCTCGGGAACTCCGAGAACGTCCAGGTCGGCGACCCCGTCGTAGCGATCGGCGCGCCCTTCGACCTGGAGAACACGGTGACCTCCGGGATCATCAGCGCCAAGGAGCGGCCCATCACCGCGGGCGGCGAGAAGGGCGACGGCAGCGACATCTCCTACGTGGACGCGCTGCAGACCGACGCCCCCATCAACCCGGGCAACTCGGGCGGCCCGCTGGTCGATTCGAAGGCCCGTGTCGTCGGCATCAACAGCGCCATACGCTCCGCCGACGACGGCTCCGAGCAGGGCGGCGGCCAGGCGGGGTCGATCGGCCTCGGCTTCGCCATCCCCATCAACCAGGGCAAGCGCGTAGCCGAGGAGCTGATCAACTTCGGCAAGGCGACGCACCCGGTGATCGGCGTCACGCTCGACACGGAGTTCACCGGCGACGGCGCCCGCATCGCCGACAAGGGCAAGGACGGCGGCCCCGCCGTCAACGCGGGGGGACCGGGCGACAAGGCGGGTCTCAAGCCCGGCGACGTCATCACCGAGGTGGACGGGAACGCCGTGCACTCCAGCGACGAACTCATCATCAAGGTCCGCGCGCACCGCCCCAAGGACCGCCTGCAGCTGACGGTCGAGCGCGGCGGCGCCGACCGCGAGGTGACGCTGGTGCTCGGCTCGGCGGGCGGGACCTGA